The genomic window TTCACCTCCAGGATGTGATAGAACCTGTTGCAGCAATCATAAATTATGCATATTTCTCGCTCTCTGGAAATGTGCATTTGTTAAATTAACAGTCTAATTGTTGTATTTATACTTTTTGTGATTGTGGTACTGCAgtagttttctgctttctaCCTTTGAGGAGTGTACACACACTCTAATTCCTGCCCCACTGCATCCACCTGCTAGCTGTAACTACTTATCAGATTGTTTTGCCTTCTTTAAATTGAAAAACATGgaagttcaataaaaaaatgtttgctcaTTAATTTGTCATAATAGCACATAAGTCATGTTCTGCTCGATATGATGCACAAAACAATAAAGACTATTTAAAGAGTTGAAGGGAGAAGCCACCAAATGCAATGCTGTTCTATGATGTAGAGTGAAGGATGAGTCAAAGGATCCACAAGAAACACTGCATTCTGGGAGCTCAGAGGGGCAGGAGAGATCAAAGGATCCACAAGAAACACTGCATTCTGGGAGCTCAGAGGGGCAGGAGAGATCAAAGGATCCACAAGAAACACTGCATTCTGGGAGCTCAGAGGGGCAGGAGAGATCAAAGGATCCACAAGAAACACTGCATTCTTGGAGCTCAGAGGGGTGGTAGAGATCAAAGGATCCACAAGAAACACTGCATTCTGAGCGGGAGAGATCAAAGGATTCACAAGAAGCACTGCATTCTGGGCAGGAGATATCAAAGGATCCACAAGAAACACTGCATTCTGTGTGGGAGAGATCAAAGGCTCCACAAGAAACACTGCATTCTGGGAGCTCAGAGGAGCGGGAGAAATCAAAGGATCCACAAGAAACACTGCATTCTGGGAGCTCAGAGGGGCGGGAGAGATCACAGGATCCACAAGAAACACTGCATTCTGGGAGCTCAGAGGAGCGGGAGAAATCAAAGGATCCACAAGAAACACTGCATTCTGAGCGGGAGAGATCAAAGGATTCACAAGAAGCACTGCATTCTGGGCAGGAGATATCAAAGGATCCACAAGAAACACTGCATTCTGTGTGGGAGAGATCAAAGGCTCCACAAGAAACACTGCATTCTGGGAGCTCAGAGGAGCGGGAGAAATCAAAGGATCCACAAGAAACACTGCATTCTGGGAGCTCAGAGGGGCGGGAGAGATCACAGGATCCACAAGAAACACTGCATTCTGGGAGCTCAGAGGAGCGGGAGAAATCAAAGGATCCACAAGAAACACTGCATTCTGGGAGCTCAGTGGGGCAATGCAGTGCTATGAGAAAGATGGTGCTAACTATGAAACATTTTGTAGTTTAGGACAAGAATTTAAAGTCTATTCTGAATTTCAAAGAGAGCTGTTGCAGAGATGATGAAACAGGAGAAATATGATGGTCCAGTTTTCTACTCCAGATCACGACATCCAAAAATAAGTCTCTCTGAAAACCTTTTATTGacataaaactgaatttaaaaaaacagaatacaCTTTGAGCATTTGTTATTGATTAATGTATCAGATATGCAATGACATCACACAGGCTGACCAATAAGAGTCTCAGTTCATTCAGCCAATCATGGTGTGGCCTCATAGCGTCTCTGCCGTCGAAAGAGATCAAAGGTCGAGTGGGCGTGGCGTGTTGTGATGTACGGCTTAATAATTGCCGTCTCCTCTGGTTGGAAGGGTTTCTGTCtaaagaggtcagaggtcaagaaGGGCGAGAGGGAGGGGCCCTCTGCTGTCTTGTTGCCGTGACAGCGGGGGTTCGGGGCCAGCATCAGTTTATCACGTAGCACCTGGCTGATCAGCTGGTCCTTCTCTACATCGATGCTGACCAATGACGTGTAGAGGAGCTGAGAGTGGGACAAGTTCACAactgcagagaaagaaagacaagcaAAGCGTTCATTGGCCTGCTGGAGTCAAGGCTGAGGTCACCCCCCCACAGAACCCCAACCGTCACCCCGTTagcaagctaagctaagctattTGTTACTCTCCAAAAAGATGAAAGGAGGcgcagaaaaacacaacagtaAGGACGGAAAAACAGATGTGAGGAAGGAGCTGAGCGATCTGCAGATGTGCTACTGTTAGCTTCAGCGCTAGCTGCagatgtgctaacattagcttcagCGCTAGCTGCAGATCTTTTGTGGCGCTACTAGCTGCGATGATGCAGCCATTAAAGCAGCCCAACCTGAAGATGTCTGCAGATGTGCTACTGTTAGCTGGAGACAGCTGTGCATCCGCTATCTTCAGGTCGAGCTAGTAGCTGCTATGACTTGTGTTCCAGGCCATCTAACTCATTCCACCCTTTGCCTGCTGGACATATTTAGCGTCTGACCAGATGTTTTCTGACCGCCGAGGTAAAGTCTAGAGTGTTTCGGACCTGCATGTTTTACCTTCACTAGCTTTGGCATTGATTAGGTTCTTGGTCCTCTCCGAATTCTGTAGCGTCTCCCGAACAGCCCTGTGGGAGTCAAACTCCGCCCCCTGTTGGACAACAGACAGCGAACCCGGGTTACTACCTGCTGGTCAGAGACGGCTTACTGATAATCTCCCGACTCACCTGCAGTGACTGAAGCTTTGCTCTCAGAGCCAAAGTGGTGTTAAGTTCCATCCTCTGCAGACAGCATGGATCTTCATTAGACGTTACAGCaggaggctccgcccactgtcTGAGGGCTGAGAATTAAGAAGCAAAATACAGCATAACGTTGATGATTATGCTTAATGGAAACCTTTGGGAAGACAAAGTAAAACAACGAGCCGAGGAGACGTGACTTCCTAACAATCCCTGAAAACACGTTGTACAGACTGAGTGTCGTATTCTTTACATGGAAACCACGTCATTCATTCCATATTCCAAAAGCAGCCCAAGCGACGCTGGGATACGTGTAAAACGCAGGAGGAGCAGCCGGAGGATGTCATAAAGATAATATGACAAATtaatctccatccatccatcgggGTTACCGAGGCAACAGCCTGAGCAGGGATTCACATACGTCCCCCTCCCCAGGGAAGTCTGGAAAGCCTCCAGCATGTCTCTCCCGAGTCTCTCCCGCGTGTCATCGGTAGGGATGGGAATCAAAAACCGGCTCTTGTTGAGAACTGGTTTCCGGTGTTTCAATTCCTTGGAATCAGTCGTCGTTTTTGCAAACGACTCCCTTACTGATTCCAGTGACGTCGCTATGCATGCTAGGCAT from Brachionichthys hirsutus isolate HB-005 chromosome 16, CSIRO-AGI_Bhir_v1, whole genome shotgun sequence includes these protein-coding regions:
- the ppp1r35 gene encoding protein phosphatase 1 regulatory subunit 35, giving the protein MKSSSSALSPPPSPVPVPVPLPVSSSAALLHCCPELDLSVQLSPAKPPKKSQPRDPSGLKGRRASRKGGARVNVEEPPVVTVTPEMQIQPQQPVRAQRNSRGHRDALRQWAEPPAVTSNEDPCCLQRMELNTTLALRAKLQSLQGAEFDSHRAVRETLQNSERTKNLINAKASEVVNLSHSQLLYTSLVSIDVEKDQLISQVLRDKLMLAPNPRCHGNKTAEGPSLSPFLTSDLFRQKPFQPEETAIIKPYITTRHAHSTFDLFRRQRRYEATP